The Steroidobacteraceae bacterium genomic interval AACTCGAAGAGCACGCCGAGGGCCTGGTGATCTTCGACATCTCGACCGGCCGCGGAAAAGCCGTGTCGATTTGAAGCGCGCGCCGGTCGTCACATGTCCATGGCAGGCGCAATCTCAATCGAACCGCCGGACTTGAGGATTGGGCAGGCCTTGGCTTTCGCCTGCGCATCCTTGACGTCCTTCGCCTCGATGAGGCTGTAGCCGCTGGCAGGATTGGAGCCACCGTCGTTGGCGATCGACCCGTCCGACCTGACAGTCGTCGACTTGCCGACTGGATTGCCGCCATCGATCACTGCGGCACCCATGGAGCCGAACCACTTGCCCCAGTCGTCCATCACCTTCTTGGCCTGGGCTGCGTCGGCTGGCGCTTTACCACCGTGGTAGACAAAGAGATATTTGGCCATGTTGATACTCCTGGTTGAGCTGCGGAATGCCTGACCTGCTGTAGACTAATCACAATTAATCGATGGATCATCAGCCAAACTGCCGCAAAAACCGGCGTGCTGATTGTTAAATATTCACAATCATGAACAACAATGGACCGAATCGGACCCTCGGCGCCCCGCTGACCGTACTCGCCCGGCTCGGCGTCGTGCCCCGGGCCGGGTGCAGCCTGCAATTGCGTGCCGCAAAGGCGCTTGACGAGCTCGAGCGAACCATACTCCGGGAAATCCCCAACTATTCCGCGAGCGCCAATCCACAGGTGCTCCCGGAGCTCAAGCTCCATGCAAAGGCCCACGTCGAGGAGATCTCGCGACTCCTCGGCGGTGGTCTGCCAGCGCCGCTCGAGTTCGTGAAAGCACACGCGGTGCGGCGCGCGGATCAGCACTTTCCGCTCGAATCCCTGCTGCACGCCTATCGTTGCGGCCACAAGGTGCTATCGCGGTGGATGCGCGATGCAGCGATCGACGCGGCGCCTGGCAATGTCGAGCGAGCAGTCGCCGCCATTGCCGATTTTGCCATTGAATACACCGACCTCATCAGCACGCTGTGCGCCGCCGAGTATGTGGCGCGCACCCGCAAGATCGCCGAGGCCGAAGGAGATCGACGCACGGAACTGCTGAACCTGTTGGTCGCTGGTTACGATGAATCCGACGCGCGGGCGGCGCGTTTGATGAAACGCGCGGGATATCTCGAACAGCGGCAATCCTATTGCGTCGTGCTCGCGCAATCGACCGATCCGCTGGAAATGGAAAACCCGGGTCGCGCACAACGTATTATCGCGGCCGTTACCGAAGCCGTGCAGGACAGTTCCGTACGAACGCTCACGGGGCTGCGTGACAACGCTGTGATTTGCATTTACTCCGACACACGCAGAGTCTCTGGCTGGACGGCACCGCAGAGCGCGCTCGCAGAGCGAATCTCCGCCGCATTGCTGTCGCTGGGACCGGCCGTATTGATCGGCGTCAGCGCCGATGCGCCCTCGAGCGCGCATATTCCGCGCGCGGTTCACGAAGCCGGCGTGGCGCTCGATTTTGCGTCGGTTACGAACCGCGTCGTCTCATATGCCGAACTACCCATCCGCCGTCTGCTTTTGCACCGCGGGTCCGACTATGTGCAGTCTGCCCTGCCCGCCTGGAGTGGCGAAATGGCCGCAGCAGATGACAAGACGGGCGGCGAGCTCATCCGCACATTACGCGCGCTCGCGGATGCCAATCTCAATGTGCAGCAAGCGGGGCGGCGATTGGCGCTGCATGCCAACACCGTGTATGCACGTCTGCGCCGCATCGAGGAAATTACCGGACTTCGATGCCAGAGTTTTCATGATCTCAACGAGCTATTGCTGGCGGCGGACTGTCGGCCCAGCCCGGCGCCCTAGATGGCGGTTGCCCGTCCGCCTCACTGGCCGCCGGACAGCAACTCCCCCAGTGCGTAAAGCGTCTTCTGCGGAAATTGCTCGAGAGGATAGTAATTCGTGATGATCTCAAGGGCTCGGTCTTTGGAACGAATGTTGAGATGCCGCAAAAGATACCGGACATCATCCTCGTCGTGAAACTCGGCACCGAGGCGCATTGCGAGGCATTTCATCGCGAGCATGTACTCAGGCTGCGCGACCATGATGCGCAAGTGATCGAGCTCGAGAAACAGGGCAAACTCCCCACGTTGGCTCAAGTACCCTTTCACGCCGTCATTGAGCCAATGCGAATCGATTCGAGCCCGAGCGGCCACCCGAGCCGCCGCTTCGCGCACCTCCCGCGTCGGCCGAAACAGCGCGTCCACGTCCTGCGTGGAGGGGCGGGCCGAATAGGCAAGGCACATGACTGCGCCACCGACCAGGAATAATTCGCCCCGGATTTCGCTCCTCCCCAACTCCTCGCTCAGTTGGTCGAATAGGCGTCGCAAATCGGAGGACTTGAGGGTCACACCCGATCGCCCAAGGACGAATCGACAAATATATTGCGGCCTCTGAATGGCGCTGGCGACTGCGTCAACAAATACAGTCGAAGGCTCTGCAAGCCGCTCGCGAAGAAAGGTTCGGCTAACGGTTCGATGGAACCCAGCCACTGGGGCAAGGGCACGTTTTTTCGTTGACAGGCAGACTCGACCAGTGCGGCCACGTAGTTTGCGACAAAAGAACTCATTTTCCCCGCGGGCAATACCGCGACTGCATCCATGAGCTCGAGAGCTGATAGCCCGGACAAGAAGGAGTTGAGCTCAGCGAGAGCAAACCGTGCCGAATCGTCCTGTCGGCAAGCGCCAACGTGGTTCGCAAATTGCGCCGCCGGCGAGGACAAAACTCTCTCGAGTACATAGGCCGACATGTCGAGACCTGCGTCTTTTGCGAGTCGCTGAATTGCGGCCTTCTCGGCGGCGGTCACCCGAATCTGCAGCTGAGCGGATTTCGGCTTCATACTGACAAGGCTAGTCGACCCAAGGACAAATGTCAATACATATGTATTGACGCGCCTGTTGATGACCGCATCGGAGGACAGGCGGAGACGATGGTATTGCCCGGCGCTTCGCTGAAATTTTGCACGGCTGCCTTCATGCAACATGTCGGCCGACTCAACAATTCAGGGCGCGCCTTGGGTTCGTCCACACACCCAGCCCCGAGTGGAAAAGACTCCAGTTGGCGGAGAGGGTGGGATTCGAACCCACGATCGGGTTGCCCCGATGCCGGTTTTCAAGTCGAACGAGACACGCCTACGTGAATCTCAATCGCACATAATCGCTTGAATTACCTGCAGATCAAAAATTGTATGAACCCCATAAACCATGGGGTTTTCAGGGCAACTGCAACCGAAAGTGCAACTTCGCACATCTCGCGATTCGAGCGACAAATCAGTTGTCAATGCGCTAAGACAGATCGACTCAACTTGCAGCGAACGACATACGCCACGCTACATGCCCTGCGCGGCAGGCGAGGGTTTGAATCCAGCATTTTTCTTATAGAACATATTGTAGATTATCAAAGCGATAACATCTGGATCACTATCATTCTTTGGGTCAGAGACGCTCAAATGAGCATGCCAAAGGTTGCCGTCAGTCCCCGCGCTGTCGTCAGCAGGAATCGGCGACGCATGAACAGTTACTTTTCCAAAATCCCGTACTGCGTCGACTCGAAGGTACACCCATCCCTTAAACGAATCCACGCTCTTAGTTCTCGCCACGTGCGCTACCGCAAGGCATGCAACCTTCTTGCAGACAGCGGTCTTGCAGTCGCCGAGCCCAAGACGATCGACGGAAATCTTGTTTACATCGCGACGATCAACGAAATCGTCGGGTACGTACGGTGGCGGCGGCGTAGGTTTGCCATCGTAGCCATTCAACGGCTTTCGAGGACGCCCACCAAATATCCGCCGGCCAATGACGTTTTGGTCCGGAAGTTCAGTCCCTATCGCATCACTTGGTGTCCAAAGTGCCACTTGAGGCCTTACCCAGCAAATCGACAATCGGTGCGAATTTTTCTTGCATTTCCTGACCTGAAATGTCTGCAAGATCGACAACTGTTGCCACCACCGTACTGCCTTTGATAGCCACAATTTTCGCTGCGCTGTTTGTAACGATTGCCGACATGCTGCCGGCGGAAAGTGGAATCTCAATGTGCAACGCGCCGTCTCTGGTGCCATAGAGATGCGGCTCCGCAGGAAAATGGGGGGACGCCAACTCAAGGAAACGTATCGACGCACGAACAACCGTAGGGCTCAGCCATTCTCCGCCAAGATCTTGCTCAACACTAAGCGGCGCTACGCGCGATTTTCTGACTATTTCCTGAATTGTGCCCAACCAGTGCGGCTTATGAACTGTCGGACCCTCAATCGCCGCGACGTCAAAGGCAAACCAACTGCTACTGACCGCGGTCGTGGATATCGACACTTTTCACCTCCAAGGCTTCGATGGTTTCCCTGCGTAGCAGATGGAAGAATTCTCTCTTCTCGATTTCATGCGCCTGCGTAAGCCACTGCACAACGTCTTCTTGATCGCTGAATCTACGATCCGGCGGCGAAAAAACATCAACATCAATGAAAACATTCGACCCGTCCGGCAGTTGATTAGTCAGAAATCGTGGCGTCGCAACTAGTACCTTGGACACGAAAAGTGGCGGATCGTCTACTATCAAGCTGAGATTCAAATCCGATTCTACACTTTGTCCTGCAATTCCTATTTTCAAGTCGAGCTCAGATACTCCCTGGATTGCATGCAGTCTCTTGTTTAGGACATTCATGTATCTGAGGCCCAACCGGGTTACTTCTAGCTTGCCGGCCTTTTCAAACAACACTTCAACGAGTTTTGACAATTTCGGCTGGAGCCCTGCCCACCCGCCGTATGGAGGCATCTTGTGATAAGAAACCACCCTAGGACCAACTCGGACAACAAATGACCGTTGCTCGTTCGGAACCAGTTCAAGAGTCGGCAGGTATGCCAGATTCGGGTCGGAGTCAAAGAGCGCCTGCGGAATATCACCAACTGGCAGCCGCCGCACCTCGAAAGCAGAATACTCAGCGTAATCAGAAAGTCGCCCTATTAGTCTTTCGCGTTCAAGCTCCGCCTTGAACTTGATCTCGAAGATCGCTTCCTGAATGCAGTCATCCTTGAGCTTCTTCGGAACCGGTGTACCACGTGCTACCATTACTAATTTCTAGAACCGCTAACTCGGTCAAGCCCTTTTTGACTATCTTCTGGAAACTTAAATCCCTGGCACAAGCGCCCAATACACGCGGACGTCAACTTGCTTGCGGACGTAGTGATACTCTTCCGGTAGTAGATCGCGGCGACATCTTGTAGACCCATCTCCTCTGCTGCACGGCCGAGATAGAACCAACTAAGGTTGCTCCCCGAATTGATACGCATCACTCGCACCGCA includes:
- a CDS encoding helix-turn-helix domain-containing protein, producing the protein MNNNGPNRTLGAPLTVLARLGVVPRAGCSLQLRAAKALDELERTILREIPNYSASANPQVLPELKLHAKAHVEEISRLLGGGLPAPLEFVKAHAVRRADQHFPLESLLHAYRCGHKVLSRWMRDAAIDAAPGNVERAVAAIADFAIEYTDLISTLCAAEYVARTRKIAEAEGDRRTELLNLLVAGYDESDARAARLMKRAGYLEQRQSYCVVLAQSTDPLEMENPGRAQRIIAAVTEAVQDSSVRTLTGLRDNAVICIYSDTRRVSGWTAPQSALAERISAALLSLGPAVLIGVSADAPSSAHIPRAVHEAGVALDFASVTNRVVSYAELPIRRLLLHRGSDYVQSALPAWSGEMAAADDKTGGELIRTLRALADANLNVQQAGRRLALHANTVYARLRRIEEITGLRCQSFHDLNELLLAADCRPSPAP
- a CDS encoding TIGR04255 family protein; translated protein: MVARGTPVPKKLKDDCIQEAIFEIKFKAELERERLIGRLSDYAEYSAFEVRRLPVGDIPQALFDSDPNLAYLPTLELVPNEQRSFVVRVGPRVVSYHKMPPYGGWAGLQPKLSKLVEVLFEKAGKLEVTRLGLRYMNVLNKRLHAIQGVSELDLKIGIAGQSVESDLNLSLIVDDPPLFVSKVLVATPRFLTNQLPDGSNVFIDVDVFSPPDRRFSDQEDVVQWLTQAHEIEKREFFHLLRRETIEALEVKSVDIHDRGQ